In a single window of the Amycolatopsis sp. cg5 genome:
- a CDS encoding squalene cyclase, with product MPSKALIEWLRDSDPALRWQVERDLLHEPAWQATRASIATEGFGARLLARQDPDGQWAGGAFFPADFDRSEPGQPWTATTWSLNALREWGLDPAILRGTAELLAENSRWEYEDLPYWGGEVDCCINAWTVANGLWLGADITGIVDWFLEHQLPDGGWNCEWVEGSTRSSFHSTLNSLKALLAYEATTGGSETRAARRSGEEYLLRRGLIRRISTGEAPGPWVGNFAYPFRWSYSALNAAEYFRQASLLDGTPPDQRMAGAIETIQAARQPDGTWLQGAPQPGRVWFEVDVPSGEPSKWLTLFGTRVLAWWAPGVVSVPDG from the coding sequence ATGCCGAGCAAGGCCTTGATCGAATGGCTTCGTGACTCAGACCCAGCCTTACGCTGGCAAGTCGAGCGCGACCTCCTGCACGAACCGGCTTGGCAAGCCACCCGCGCCAGCATCGCGACAGAAGGCTTCGGCGCACGCCTCCTCGCCCGCCAAGACCCGGATGGTCAATGGGCAGGCGGCGCGTTCTTCCCCGCGGACTTCGACCGCTCCGAACCGGGCCAGCCCTGGACGGCGACCACCTGGTCGCTCAACGCACTACGCGAGTGGGGCCTCGACCCCGCGATCCTGCGGGGGACGGCCGAACTGCTCGCCGAAAACAGCCGCTGGGAGTACGAAGATCTGCCGTACTGGGGCGGCGAGGTCGACTGCTGCATCAACGCCTGGACCGTCGCGAACGGCTTGTGGCTCGGCGCCGACATCACCGGCATCGTCGACTGGTTCCTCGAACACCAGCTGCCCGACGGCGGATGGAACTGCGAGTGGGTCGAAGGCTCAACTCGCTCGTCGTTTCACTCGACCCTCAACTCCCTCAAGGCTTTGCTCGCCTACGAAGCCACGACCGGAGGCTCTGAGACCCGCGCCGCCCGGCGTTCGGGCGAGGAGTACCTCTTGCGTCGGGGCCTCATCCGGCGGATCTCCACGGGCGAGGCGCCGGGGCCATGGGTGGGCAACTTCGCGTACCCGTTCCGTTGGTCCTACAGCGCACTCAACGCGGCCGAGTACTTCCGTCAGGCCTCGCTGCTCGACGGCACGCCGCCCGACCAGCGCATGGCAGGCGCGATCGAGACCATCCAGGCTGCTCGGCAACCGGACGGGACCTGGCTTCAGGGCGCCCCACAACCTGGGCGGGTGTGGTTCGAGGTCGACGTACCTTCGGGCGAGCCGTCGAAGTGGCTGACGCTGTTCGGCACCCGAGTGCTCGCTTGGTGGGCCCCAGGGGTCGTGAGTGTTCCCGACGGTTAG